GAATTTATCCTCTGTTGCTGATATTCTTCAAAGGGGTGGAACCATCTTAAGAACTGCCAGGTGTGAAGAATTCAAGCAAAAAGAAGTAAGGAAAAAAGCAGCAGAAATTTTGAAAACTCATGGGATTGAGGGACTTATAGTAATCGGCGGTGATGGTTCTTTTAGAGGCGCACAGCTTTTAAGCAGTGAGACAGGAGTAAATACCATAGGGATTCCTGGTACAATTGATAATGACATTTCCTGTTCAGATTATACAATAGGGTTTGATACGGCATGTAATACAGCTATTGATGCTATCAATAAAATAAGAGATACGGCAACATCCCATGAAAGGGCAAATATAATAGAAGTTATGGGGAGAAATGCCGGTTATATAGCATTATATGCAGGAGTTGCAGGTGGTGCAGAAATTATAATTCTTCCAGAGGTTCAATGGAATATAAATGAAATCTGTGAAAAAATCACATATGGGATTAAAAGAAAAAAACTCCACCATATAATCGTACTTGCTGAAGGTGTTATAAGTGCAGCTGAATTAGATAAAATGATAAGGGAAAGACTTCCGAAACTTGATTTAAGACATACTACACTTGGTTATATTCAGAGAGGTGGTGCACCATCTGTGATGGATAGGATTCTTGCAAGCAAGATGGGAGCAAGAGCAGTTGAATTGATTCTGGAAAATAAATCTCAAAGGGTTGTAAGTATAAGAAACAATAAAATAGTAGATGATGATATTAATAGTGCATTATCTATGAAAAAAGAATTTAACTATAACTTATATGAACTTAGTAAAATATTATCAATATAAGGAGTGAGGATATGCGCAAAACTAAGATAGTATCTACTATTGGACCCGCAAGTGATGATTTTAACATTTTAAAAGAGCTTATTCAAAATGGTTTGAATATAGCAAGGCTTAATTTTTCGCATGGGGATTTCAACGAGCATGGTTTTAGAATCGATAATATCAAAAAAATAAGAGAAGAATTGAATTTACCTATAGCAATAATGCTTGATACAAAAGGACCTGAGATAAGAACGGGTAAATTTAAAAACGGTGGAGTTGAATTAAAAGAAGGTCAAACTTATACTATTACTACACGAGAAATTGAGGGTGACGAAACTATTTGTTCTGTTACATATAAAGACCTTCCTAAGGATGTGGAAAAAGGGTTCCATATATTGATAGATGATGGGCTTATCTCAATGAAGGTGATAGATGTCAGCGGAGAGGATATAAAATGCATTGTTGAAAATTCTGGTATATTAAAAGATCAAAAAGGTGTGAATGTACCTGGCGCAAAATTAAATTTACCAGCTTTAACACAAAAAGACAAGGATGATATTGAATTTGGCATTAAAAAAGGAATAGACATGATTGCTGTATCATTTGTAAGGAAGGCTGCTGACGTGCTGGCAATAAGAAAGCTTTTAGAGAAAAATAATGCAGGTCATGTTATTATAATCTCTAAAATTGAAAGCAGTGAAGGTGTTGAAAATATTGATGAAATCATAAAGGTTTCTGATGGAATAATGGTTGCACGCGGAGACCTTGGTGTTGAAATACCCATTGAAGACATTCCGATAGTTCAGAAAAAGATTATAGAAAAATGCAACAAGGTTGGGAAACCGGTTGTTACTGCAACACAGATGTTGGATTCAATGATAAGAAATCCAAGACCAACAAGGGCAGAAGTTACTGATGTGGCAAATGCAATACTTGACGGAACAGATGCCATAATGCTTTCAGGGGAAACTGCTCAAGGGAAATATCCTGTTGCAGCATTAAAGACGATGGCAAGTATAGCTGAAAAAATAGAATCATATGTCAGCTATAAGAAGAATGGTGATAAAACTATCGATTATAATATATCTGTAACAAATGCAATAAGTCACGCTACCTGTGAAACTGCAAAGGATATTGATGCATCTGCAATAATTACCCCTACTAAATCCGGATATACTGCAAGAATGGTATCAAGATACAGACCTTTTGCACCAATAATTGCAATAACACATGATGAAGGCGTAGCAAGAAGATTAAGCATTGTATGGGGAGTATATCCACTTTATTCACCAAAGGTTAATTCAACAGATGAGATGATAGAAGTGTCTATTGAAACGGCTTTAAAAGAAGGTCTTGTAAGGAACGGGGATATTGTAGTAATAACTGCCGGTATACCGGTTGATATGACTGGAACAACCAATATGTTAAAAGTACATATAGTTGGTGATGTCATAGCTAAAGGGACTGGTATAGGCGTAAAATCAATTACAGGTGTTGCATGTATTGTAAATGATGTTGAAAAGGACGGATATAAATTTAAAGAGGGTGATATTATCGTTGCACCTAAAACAGAAAAAGATTATATGCCTTTAATAGAAAAGGCTTCTGGTATAATTACTGAAGAAGGTGGGTTTACTTCACATGCTGCAATTGTTGGCTTGAATTACGGCATCCCTGTCATTGTTGGATGTGAGGGTGCAACATCAAAATTGACAGAGGGGTTGACAATAACACTTGATACGGTAAGAGGATTGGTCTATAAAGGAGTTATGAATATTAAATAGCAGTGCTTTTTAATAGGGGGTAATATTTTGTATTATGATACAAAAATCAGGGTGCATTATGGCGAAACAGATAAGATGGGAGTAGTATACTATGCCAATTATTTAAATTGGTTTGAGATAGGCAGAACAGAATTTTTTCGCTCTCTTGGGATGACATACAGAGAACTTGAAGACAACAATATAATGCTGCCAGTAATAGAAGCCTATTGCAAATATTTAATTTCGGCACTATATGATGACCTTTTAATAATTCGTACAAAAATAGAATTTTTAAAATATACAAGAATTTGTTTTGCATATGATATAATACGTGAGGATGATAAAAAACTTCTTGCAGTAGGCAGGACAGAACATCCCTTTACAACGCTGAATAAAAAACCGGTAAGTCTTTATAAAGTTTTACCAGAGGTGTATAATATGTTATTAAAATGCTATACAGAAAATTCTAAAGTATAATTATAAATTTTCCATTTGAGGTATAAATTTATAAATTTAGTATTATAATAAAATAGGTAACCGATTTTATAGGAGGATTAGTCCTCCATATTTTTATATGTAATTAATATTAATTCCACAGATAAATTTTCTCATCCGATTGTTTTTATGTATCATTCCTGCTATAATGTAAAAATAAAAGATTTTCTACATTTAAGAGGGTGAGTCAGATAAGCAAGGTGTTGATTATTGATAATTATGATTCTTTTACATACAACCTTGTTCAGTATTTTAAAATGTTAAAGGCTACTGTTCAGGTTTATAGAAATGATGAAATAAATTTAGATGATATAGATGAGATAAAGCCATCCCATATTGTGATTTCACCAGGACCATGTACGCCACGTGAATCAGGGGTTTCTTTAAAGGTTATAAAAATGTATTATAACAAGCTTCCTATTTTGGGAGTGTGTTTGGGACATCAATCAATTGCTTATACATTTGGTTCTGAGATTATAAAAGCAAAAGAACCGGTGCATGGAAAAGTATGGAGGATTCATCATAATAATACCGGTGTTTTCATGGGAATAAAAAATCCGTTAAATGTAACAAGATATCATTCTTTAGTCATTAATCCTGATACAATACCTGATGAATTTGTTGTTACTGCATGGACAGACGAAGGAGAAATAATGGGAATAAAGCATAAATCATATCCACTTGAAGGCATTCAGTTTCATCCTGAAGCTGTGTTAACTGAATATGGACTTTATATGCTGAATACTTTTTTGACGTATTGATGAGGAGGAAAACATTTTGGGAAAATTAAAAATATTTAAAAAAGAACTTAATTATATTGAACCAAGT
This is a stretch of genomic DNA from Aceticella autotrophica. It encodes these proteins:
- the pfkA gene encoding 6-phosphofructokinase, with the protein product MKTIGILTSGGDAPGMNAAIRAVVRTAIYNGLKVKGIMRGYAGILQGEFIDMNLSSVADILQRGGTILRTARCEEFKQKEVRKKAAEILKTHGIEGLIVIGGDGSFRGAQLLSSETGVNTIGIPGTIDNDISCSDYTIGFDTACNTAIDAINKIRDTATSHERANIIEVMGRNAGYIALYAGVAGGAEIIILPEVQWNINEICEKITYGIKRKKLHHIIVLAEGVISAAELDKMIRERLPKLDLRHTTLGYIQRGGAPSVMDRILASKMGARAVELILENKSQRVVSIRNNKIVDDDINSALSMKKEFNYNLYELSKILSI
- the pyk gene encoding pyruvate kinase yields the protein MRKTKIVSTIGPASDDFNILKELIQNGLNIARLNFSHGDFNEHGFRIDNIKKIREELNLPIAIMLDTKGPEIRTGKFKNGGVELKEGQTYTITTREIEGDETICSVTYKDLPKDVEKGFHILIDDGLISMKVIDVSGEDIKCIVENSGILKDQKGVNVPGAKLNLPALTQKDKDDIEFGIKKGIDMIAVSFVRKAADVLAIRKLLEKNNAGHVIIISKIESSEGVENIDEIIKVSDGIMVARGDLGVEIPIEDIPIVQKKIIEKCNKVGKPVVTATQMLDSMIRNPRPTRAEVTDVANAILDGTDAIMLSGETAQGKYPVAALKTMASIAEKIESYVSYKKNGDKTIDYNISVTNAISHATCETAKDIDASAIITPTKSGYTARMVSRYRPFAPIIAITHDEGVARRLSIVWGVYPLYSPKVNSTDEMIEVSIETALKEGLVRNGDIVVITAGIPVDMTGTTNMLKVHIVGDVIAKGTGIGVKSITGVACIVNDVEKDGYKFKEGDIIVAPKTEKDYMPLIEKASGIITEEGGFTSHAAIVGLNYGIPVIVGCEGATSKLTEGLTITLDTVRGLVYKGVMNIK
- a CDS encoding acyl-CoA thioesterase — protein: MLYYDTKIRVHYGETDKMGVVYYANYLNWFEIGRTEFFRSLGMTYRELEDNNIMLPVIEAYCKYLISALYDDLLIIRTKIEFLKYTRICFAYDIIREDDKKLLAVGRTEHPFTTLNKKPVSLYKVLPEVYNMLLKCYTENSKV
- a CDS encoding anthranilate synthase component II, coding for MSQISKVLIIDNYDSFTYNLVQYFKMLKATVQVYRNDEINLDDIDEIKPSHIVISPGPCTPRESGVSLKVIKMYYNKLPILGVCLGHQSIAYTFGSEIIKAKEPVHGKVWRIHHNNTGVFMGIKNPLNVTRYHSLVINPDTIPDEFVVTAWTDEGEIMGIKHKSYPLEGIQFHPEAVLTEYGLYMLNTFLTY